One window of Streptococcus suis genomic DNA carries:
- the gyrA gene encoding DNA gyrase subunit A, with protein sequence MQDKNLVTVNLTNEMKSSFIDYAMSVIVSRALPDVRDGLKPVHRRILYGMNELGITPDKPHKKSARITGDVMGKYHPHGDSAIYEAMVRMAQWWSYRHMLVDGHGNFGSMDGDGAAAQRYTEARMSKIALEMLRDINKNTVNFADNYDSSEREPEVLPARFPNLLVNGTTGIAVGMATNIPPHNLGETIDAVKLVMDNPEVTTREIMEVLPGPDFPTGALVMGKSGIHRAYETGKGSITMRSRTEIEEYGNGRERIVVTEFPYMVNKSKVQEHIVRLVQEKRIDGITAVRDESNREGVRFVIEVRRDASANVILNNLFKQTQLQTNFSFNMLAIQNGVPKILSVRQILESYIEHQKEVVTRRTQFDKEKAEARAHILEGLLIALDHIDEVIRIIRNSETDAIAQAELMAKFNLSERQSQAILDMRLRRLTGLERDKIQSEYDELIALIADLADILAKPERVILIIKEELDEVKRKYADERRTELMVGEVLSLEDEDLIEESDVLITLSNQGYIKRLAQDEFHAQKRGGRGVQGTGVKDDDFVRELVSTSTHDRLLFFTNKGRVYRLKGYEIPEYGRTAKGLPVVNLLKLEENESIQTIINVTKEQEDGHYLFFATRQGIVKRTSVSEFGNIRQNGLKALNLKEDDELINVFLTDGQADVIMGTKFGYSVRFTETAVRGMSRIATGVKGITLRDGDQVVGATMISDDQEVLVLSEKGFGKRTPASEYPTKGRGGKGVITMKVAEKNGPLAGLITVSGTEDIMVITDTGVIIRTSVANISQTGRSTMGVKVMRLDQEAKIMTFALVDAAEDEENTKEEDK encoded by the coding sequence ATGCAAGATAAAAACTTAGTGACGGTGAATCTGACCAACGAAATGAAAAGCTCATTCATTGACTATGCGATGAGTGTCATTGTTTCTCGTGCACTGCCAGATGTGCGTGACGGTCTTAAGCCGGTTCATCGCCGTATTTTGTATGGAATGAACGAATTGGGAATCACTCCCGACAAGCCCCATAAGAAATCTGCCCGTATCACGGGTGATGTTATGGGTAAATACCATCCGCATGGGGATTCTGCCATCTATGAGGCCATGGTCCGTATGGCCCAGTGGTGGTCTTATCGCCACATGTTAGTTGATGGTCACGGGAACTTTGGTTCCATGGACGGGGACGGTGCCGCTGCCCAGCGTTACACTGAAGCTCGGATGAGCAAGATTGCGTTAGAAATGCTGCGTGATATTAACAAAAATACCGTTAATTTCGCGGACAACTATGATTCCAGCGAGCGTGAGCCAGAGGTATTGCCAGCACGATTCCCCAACCTTTTGGTCAACGGGACGACAGGTATCGCCGTTGGTATGGCGACCAATATTCCGCCGCATAATCTGGGTGAAACCATTGATGCGGTCAAGCTGGTTATGGACAATCCAGAAGTCACCACTCGTGAAATTATGGAGGTTTTACCGGGGCCTGACTTTCCAACGGGAGCCCTGGTTATGGGTAAATCAGGTATTCACCGTGCTTACGAGACTGGTAAGGGATCGATTACAATGCGCTCGCGCACGGAGATTGAAGAATATGGCAATGGCCGTGAGCGGATTGTTGTAACGGAATTTCCTTACATGGTCAACAAATCCAAGGTTCAAGAACATATCGTTCGCTTGGTGCAGGAAAAACGGATTGACGGTATTACCGCGGTCCGTGATGAGTCCAACCGTGAGGGTGTTCGTTTCGTCATTGAGGTGCGTCGTGATGCCTCTGCCAACGTGATTTTGAACAATCTCTTCAAGCAGACCCAGCTCCAAACCAACTTTAGTTTCAACATGTTGGCTATTCAAAATGGTGTTCCGAAAATCCTTTCTGTTCGTCAGATTTTGGAATCCTATATCGAGCATCAAAAAGAAGTAGTAACCCGTCGGACCCAGTTTGACAAGGAGAAGGCTGAGGCACGTGCCCATATTTTAGAAGGCTTGCTGATTGCGCTGGATCATATTGACGAGGTTATTCGTATCATCCGCAATTCGGAAACGGATGCTATTGCCCAAGCAGAATTGATGGCCAAATTCAATCTTTCAGAGCGTCAGAGCCAGGCTATTCTGGATATGCGTCTCCGTCGTCTAACAGGATTGGAACGTGATAAGATTCAGTCTGAATATGATGAATTGATAGCTTTGATTGCTGATTTGGCGGATATTTTGGCCAAGCCAGAGCGTGTGATTCTCATCATCAAAGAAGAGCTGGACGAAGTGAAGCGCAAGTATGCGGATGAACGTCGGACAGAATTGATGGTCGGTGAGGTCTTGTCACTAGAAGACGAGGACTTGATTGAAGAGTCAGATGTCTTGATTACCTTGTCAAACCAGGGCTATATCAAGCGTTTGGCCCAGGATGAATTCCATGCTCAGAAACGTGGTGGACGCGGTGTTCAGGGGACAGGTGTCAAGGACGACGACTTTGTCCGTGAACTGGTGTCAACCAGCACCCATGACCGTCTGCTCTTCTTTACCAACAAAGGCCGTGTTTACCGTCTGAAAGGTTACGAAATTCCTGAATACGGTCGGACCGCCAAGGGCTTGCCAGTGGTCAATCTCCTCAAACTGGAGGAAAATGAGTCCATCCAGACCATTATCAATGTGACCAAGGAGCAGGAAGATGGCCATTATCTCTTCTTTGCGACCCGTCAGGGGATTGTCAAACGTACCAGTGTGTCCGAATTTGGCAATATCCGTCAAAATGGTCTCAAGGCTCTGAATTTGAAAGAAGATGATGAACTCATCAATGTTTTCTTGACAGATGGTCAGGCAGACGTCATTATGGGAACCAAGTTTGGCTATAGTGTACGCTTTACGGAGACAGCTGTCCGCGGTATGAGCCGTATTGCAACGGGTGTCAAAGGGATTACCCTGCGAGACGGTGACCAGGTGGTCGGAGCGACCATGATTTCCGATGACCAGGAAGTTCTGGTGCTATCTGAGAAGGGCTTTGGCAAACGGACGCCTGCGAGTGAGTATCCGACAAAAGGTCGTGGTGGTAAGGGAGTTATCACCATGAAAGTGGCAGAAAAGAATGGTCCATTGGCTGGATTGATTACGGTGTCAGGCACTGAGGACATCATGGTGATTACTGATACAGGTGTCATTATTCGGACCAGCGTTGCCAATATTTCGCAAACAGGTCGTTCGACTATGGGTGTCAAGGTAATGAGACTGGATCAGGAAGCGAAAATCATGACCTTTGCACTGGTTGATGCCGCAGAAGACGAAGAAAATACGAAAGAAGAGGATAAGTAA
- a CDS encoding L-lactate dehydrogenase, which produces MTATKQHKKVILVGDGAVGSAYAYALVNQGIGQELGIIDINKDRTQGDAEDLSHALAFTSPKKIYSAEYSDAHDADLVVLTAGLPQKPGETRLELVEKNLRINQQIVSEIVKSGFDGIFLVAANPVDILTYSTWKFSGFPKERVIGSGTSLDSARFRQALADKIGIDARSVHAYIMGEHGDSEFAVWSHANVAGVKLYDWLQDNRDIDEQGLVDLFVSVRDAAYSIINKKGATYYGIGVALARITKAIFDDENAVLPLSVYQAGQYQGVEDVFIGQPAIIGAHGIVRPVNIPLNEAELQKMQASAKQLKDIMDDAFANPEIAAAIKN; this is translated from the coding sequence ATGACTGCAACTAAACAACACAAAAAAGTGATCCTTGTCGGTGATGGTGCCGTAGGTTCAGCTTATGCTTATGCCCTTGTCAACCAAGGTATTGGTCAAGAATTGGGTATCATTGATATCAATAAGGACCGTACACAAGGTGACGCGGAAGATTTGAGCCACGCTTTGGCCTTCACTTCACCAAAGAAAATTTATTCTGCTGAGTACTCTGATGCTCACGATGCTGACCTTGTTGTCTTGACAGCAGGTTTGCCACAAAAACCAGGTGAAACTCGCCTTGAATTGGTAGAGAAAAACCTCCGTATCAACCAACAAATCGTTTCTGAAATCGTTAAGTCTGGTTTCGACGGTATCTTCCTCGTCGCTGCTAACCCAGTTGATATCTTGACTTACTCAACTTGGAAATTCTCAGGCTTCCCTAAAGAGCGCGTTATCGGTTCAGGTACTTCACTTGACTCAGCTCGTTTCCGTCAAGCATTGGCTGATAAGATTGGTATCGACGCTCGTTCCGTCCACGCCTACATCATGGGTGAGCACGGTGACTCTGAGTTCGCTGTGTGGTCACACGCTAACGTTGCTGGTGTGAAATTGTACGACTGGTTGCAAGACAACCGAGATATCGATGAGCAAGGTCTTGTTGACTTGTTTGTATCCGTTCGTGATGCTGCTTACTCAATCATCAATAAAAAAGGTGCTACTTACTACGGTATCGGTGTTGCCCTTGCCCGTATCACTAAAGCAATCTTTGATGATGAAAATGCTGTACTTCCATTGTCAGTTTACCAAGCTGGTCAATACCAAGGTGTTGAAGATGTCTTCATCGGTCAACCAGCTATCATCGGCGCACATGGTATCGTTCGTCCAGTAAACATCCCATTGAACGAAGCTGAATTGCAAAAAATGCAAGCTTCTGCAAAACAGTTGAAAGATATCATGGACGACGCATTTGCTAACCCTGAAATCGCAGCTGCAATCAAAAACTAA
- a CDS encoding dihydrofolate reductase family protein — translation MRRLVLNIAMSLDGYIARTDGSYDWIQGHGTTDYDTSLQFDNEAFFKSCDTVIMGRKSLEDCPLEMIAGYEEKEFIIASRHQQPSYDNVRFVSNIVDVIKKLKGEDGSDIWLFGGAQLVQICLKERLIDHFIIGIIPTILGNGIRLFDFLAEEQTLTLVESTVTDGIAMLRYDVRDK, via the coding sequence ATGCGTCGGTTAGTACTAAATATTGCCATGAGTTTAGACGGCTACATCGCCAGAACGGATGGTTCTTACGATTGGATACAAGGGCATGGAACAACTGACTATGATACGAGCCTGCAGTTTGATAATGAAGCTTTTTTCAAATCGTGTGATACGGTTATTATGGGCAGAAAATCACTAGAAGATTGTCCTCTGGAAATGATTGCCGGATATGAGGAGAAGGAGTTTATCATTGCTAGTCGCCATCAACAGCCCAGCTATGACAATGTCCGCTTTGTTTCAAATATTGTTGATGTAATCAAAAAGTTGAAAGGAGAAGATGGTTCAGATATCTGGTTGTTTGGTGGCGCTCAACTCGTTCAAATTTGTCTTAAGGAAAGATTGATTGATCATTTTATTATCGGGATTATACCAACTATTTTAGGAAATGGCATTCGTCTCTTTGATTTTTTAGCAGAAGAGCAGACATTGACTTTGGTCGAATCAACTGTGACAGATGGCATCGCCATGCTCCGCTATGATGTGCGAGATAAATAA
- a CDS encoding ABC transporter permease: protein MNLTILTLLISQMLIYSAPLIFTSLGGVFSERGGIVNVGLEGIMVIGAFAGVVFNIEFAETFGKATPLLAVIVGGLAGVVFAAIHAMATINFRADHVVSGTVLNLLAPALGVFLVKVIYNKGQTDSIRQSFGKFSFPVLADIPVLGDLFFKNTSLMGYVAIATAFLSWFVLYKTKFGLRLRSVGEHPQAADTLGINVYAMRYAGVLIAGFLGGVGGAVSAQSVNINFSATTIVGSGFIALAAVIFGKWNPLGAMLASLFFGLSQSLAVIGSQLPGLKDIPTVYLQIAPYLITVIALSAFFGKAVAPKADGINYIKSK, encoded by the coding sequence ATGAACTTGACTATTTTAACGCTACTCATTTCGCAAATGCTGATTTATTCAGCGCCATTGATTTTCACCAGTCTAGGTGGTGTGTTCTCTGAGCGTGGTGGTATTGTCAATGTCGGTCTGGAAGGGATTATGGTTATTGGTGCCTTTGCTGGAGTTGTCTTCAATATTGAATTTGCTGAGACCTTTGGTAAAGCTACCCCGCTATTAGCAGTGATTGTTGGTGGTTTGGCTGGAGTTGTCTTTGCAGCAATCCATGCCATGGCGACCATTAACTTCCGCGCGGACCACGTCGTGTCAGGTACGGTACTCAACCTCTTAGCACCAGCTCTCGGTGTCTTCCTAGTTAAGGTTATTTACAATAAAGGTCAGACAGATAGTATTCGTCAATCATTTGGTAAATTCTCTTTCCCGGTGTTGGCAGATATTCCGGTCTTGGGGGACCTCTTCTTCAAGAACACCAGTTTGATGGGCTACGTCGCGATTGCAACAGCCTTCCTATCTTGGTTTGTCCTGTATAAAACGAAATTCGGTTTGCGTCTCCGTTCAGTTGGTGAGCACCCACAAGCGGCTGATACACTGGGTATTAACGTTTATGCTATGCGTTACGCGGGTGTATTGATTGCCGGTTTTCTTGGCGGTGTTGGAGGAGCAGTAAGTGCTCAATCGGTAAACATCAACTTTTCAGCGACAACCATCGTTGGTTCAGGTTTCATTGCCCTGGCTGCTGTTATCTTTGGTAAATGGAATCCGCTTGGTGCTATGTTAGCCAGTCTCTTCTTTGGTTTGTCACAAAGTTTGGCGGTTATCGGTAGCCAGTTGCCAGGCTTGAAAGATATTCCGACCGTTTACCTGCAAATTGCACCTTACTTGATTACCGTTATTGCCCTGTCTGCCTTCTTTGGTAAAGCTGTGGCACCAAAAGCCGACGGTATCAACTATATCAAATCAAAATAG
- a CDS encoding ABC transporter permease, producing MLKKYQNLILPLLAVVSGLVLGSIVMLIFGYDPIWGYEELFYSAFGTIKSVGEIFRAMAPLIFTALGFAVASRAGFFNVGLSGQAYVGWIFAGWFALANPDLPRPVLILATVIIAMLAGGIAGAIPGVLRAYLGTSEVIVTIMMNYILLYSGNYIIRDIFSDDLMKNTDSSINVSANASYQTEWLRALTDNSRMNIGIFFAIIAVIVIWFLLTKTTLGFEIRSVGINPTASDYAGMSAKRTIILSMIISGALAGLGGAIQGLGTFQNVYIQSGNLDIGFNGMSVALLATNSPLGIPFAAFLFGALSVGAPGMVRAQIPPELINVVTASIIFFIGVKFIFEQLLNSKKKAKGVK from the coding sequence ATGCTTAAGAAATATCAAAATCTGATCCTTCCTTTACTTGCTGTTGTGAGCGGTCTTGTATTGGGATCAATTGTCATGTTGATTTTTGGCTATGACCCAATCTGGGGCTATGAGGAATTGTTCTACTCAGCCTTCGGTACTATCAAGTCTGTCGGTGAAATTTTCCGTGCTATGGCACCGCTGATTTTCACTGCCCTTGGTTTTGCGGTGGCGAGTCGTGCTGGTTTCTTCAACGTCGGTTTGTCAGGTCAAGCTTATGTAGGCTGGATTTTTGCAGGCTGGTTTGCCTTGGCTAATCCAGATTTACCTCGTCCAGTCTTGATTTTGGCAACGGTAATCATTGCTATGTTAGCTGGTGGTATTGCTGGAGCCATTCCTGGTGTTCTCCGTGCCTATCTGGGAACCAGTGAGGTCATCGTGACCATCATGATGAACTACATCTTACTCTATTCTGGGAACTACATTATCCGTGATATTTTCTCAGATGATTTGATGAAAAATACGGACTCGTCTATCAACGTTTCGGCCAATGCTTCCTATCAAACAGAGTGGTTGCGGGCTTTGACAGACAATTCGCGTATGAATATCGGTATCTTCTTTGCCATTATCGCTGTTATTGTTATCTGGTTCCTCTTGACCAAGACGACACTTGGTTTTGAAATCCGTTCGGTTGGTATCAACCCGACAGCGTCTGATTATGCAGGTATGTCGGCAAAACGGACTATCATCTTGTCTATGATTATTTCAGGTGCACTTGCTGGCCTGGGTGGAGCTATCCAAGGTTTGGGTACCTTCCAGAATGTCTATATTCAAAGTGGTAACCTGGATATTGGTTTCAACGGTATGTCTGTTGCTCTTCTAGCAACTAACTCACCGCTTGGTATTCCATTTGCGGCCTTCCTCTTCGGTGCCCTATCTGTAGGTGCTCCAGGTATGGTTCGTGCTCAGATTCCACCAGAATTGATCAACGTTGTAACAGCGTCTATCATCTTCTTCATCGGTGTGAAATTTATCTTTGAGCAGTTACTCAACTCAAAAAAGAAAGCGAAAGGGGTAAAATAA
- a CDS encoding ABC transporter ATP-binding protein, protein MTKDYVIEMREITKIFGEFVANDHINLNVRRGEIHALLGENGAGKSTLMNMLAGLLEPTSGEIVINGQPVNIDSPSRAAHLGIGMVHQHFMLVDAFTVAENIILGSETTKGGVIDLKKAIVEIKELSQKYGLEVDPTAKVADISVGAQQRVEILKTLYRGADLLIFDEPTAVLTPAEIAELLKIMKTLVSEGKSIILITHKLDEIRAVADTVTVIRRGKSIETVPVGDATNQDLAEWMVGRSVSFKTEKIPANPKEVILSIKDLVVNENRGIPAVKGLNLEVRAGEVVGIAGIDGNGQSELIQAITGLRKVKSGSIKIKGEEVVGKTPRKITEMQVSHVPEDRHRDGLVLPMTVAENISLQTYYKEPVSKNGILNYNVINEKARQLMQEFDVRGASELVPAKALSGGNQQKAIIAREVDRNPDLLIVSQPTRGLDVGAIEYIRKRLIAERDKGKAVLVVSFELDEILDVSDRIAVIHDGVIHGIVDPAKTNKQELGVLMAGGHIEKGEEHA, encoded by the coding sequence ATGACTAAGGATTATGTCATTGAGATGCGTGAAATCACCAAAATTTTTGGTGAGTTTGTTGCGAATGACCACATCAATTTGAATGTCAGACGTGGTGAAATCCATGCCCTGCTCGGTGAGAATGGTGCCGGTAAATCAACATTGATGAACATGCTGGCTGGTCTCTTGGAACCGACTAGCGGTGAAATTGTTATCAATGGTCAACCAGTTAACATTGATTCACCTTCTAGGGCAGCCCACTTGGGTATCGGGATGGTTCACCAGCACTTTATGTTGGTGGATGCCTTTACAGTTGCGGAAAATATTATCCTCGGTAGTGAGACAACCAAGGGCGGTGTGATTGACCTCAAGAAGGCTATTGTTGAGATTAAAGAGCTTTCCCAGAAATATGGTTTGGAAGTTGACCCAACTGCCAAGGTTGCGGATATTTCGGTCGGTGCTCAACAGCGTGTTGAAATCTTGAAAACTCTCTATCGCGGAGCTGACTTGCTCATTTTCGACGAACCTACGGCTGTTTTGACTCCCGCGGAAATTGCAGAGCTCTTGAAGATTATGAAGACCCTGGTTTCTGAAGGCAAATCCATCATCTTGATTACCCATAAGCTGGATGAGATTCGTGCGGTTGCTGATACGGTAACGGTTATCCGTCGTGGTAAATCAATCGAGACAGTTCCTGTCGGAGATGCAACCAACCAAGACTTAGCTGAGTGGATGGTAGGCCGTTCTGTTTCCTTTAAAACAGAGAAAATTCCTGCCAATCCAAAAGAAGTCATTTTGTCTATTAAGGATTTGGTTGTTAATGAAAACCGTGGAATTCCAGCTGTTAAGGGCTTGAATTTGGAAGTCCGTGCTGGCGAAGTCGTCGGTATCGCAGGTATCGATGGAAATGGTCAGAGTGAGCTCATTCAGGCCATTACAGGTCTCCGTAAGGTCAAATCTGGTTCTATCAAGATTAAGGGTGAAGAAGTGGTTGGTAAGACCCCTCGTAAGATTACAGAGATGCAGGTCAGCCACGTACCAGAAGACCGTCACCGCGATGGTTTGGTCCTTCCAATGACGGTAGCCGAAAATATTTCTCTACAGACCTACTACAAAGAACCCGTTTCTAAGAATGGTATTTTGAACTACAACGTTATCAATGAAAAAGCCCGTCAATTGATGCAAGAATTCGATGTTCGCGGTGCCAGTGAATTGGTTCCTGCCAAGGCACTTTCTGGTGGTAACCAGCAGAAAGCTATTATCGCTCGTGAAGTGGACCGTAATCCTGATCTCTTGATTGTTAGCCAACCGACCCGTGGTTTGGACGTTGGTGCTATTGAATACATCCGTAAGCGTCTCATTGCCGAGCGTGATAAAGGGAAAGCTGTTTTGGTTGTCAGCTTTGAATTGGATGAAATCTTGGATGTTTCAGACCGTATTGCAGTTATCCATGATGGTGTCATCCACGGTATCGTTGACCCTGCTAAGACCAACAAGCAAGAGCTCGGTGTGTTGATGGCAGGTGGTCACATTGAGAAAGGAGAAGAACATGCTTAA
- a CDS encoding BMP family protein translates to MNKKLVGFGLATVAALTLAACGSRTANKEAASTDSSEVSVKPMIVTDIGGVDDRSFNQSAWEGLTAWGDENGLSKGSGYDYIQSQSESDYVTNLDSAVAGGYNLVFGIGFALETAIAEAAPNNPETHFVIVDSVVPDQENVVSVGFADHQASYLAGVAAAKSTKTNHVGFIGGMEGVVIDRFEAGFVAGAKSVNPDIKITIDYAGSFGDAAKGQTIAAAQYAAGADIIFHASGGTGNGVFAAAKAENETRDEADKVWVIGVDRDQSAEGVYTSKDGKESNFVLASTIKEVGTSVKDITEKAVKGEFPGGTVVQFSLADKGVELAETNLSEDASKAVADAKQAILDGKVEVPETPEK, encoded by the coding sequence ATGAACAAGAAACTTGTCGGATTTGGTCTAGCTACTGTTGCAGCTCTTACATTGGCTGCCTGTGGAAGCCGTACTGCAAACAAAGAAGCAGCATCTACAGACTCATCAGAAGTATCAGTTAAGCCAATGATCGTAACAGACATCGGCGGTGTTGATGACCGTTCATTTAACCAGTCAGCTTGGGAAGGTTTGACTGCTTGGGGTGACGAAAATGGTTTGTCAAAAGGTAGCGGCTATGACTACATTCAATCACAAAGTGAATCAGACTACGTAACAAACCTTGACTCAGCTGTTGCTGGTGGTTACAACCTTGTATTCGGTATTGGTTTCGCCTTGGAAACTGCGATTGCTGAAGCGGCTCCAAATAACCCAGAAACTCACTTTGTAATCGTTGACTCAGTTGTTCCAGATCAAGAGAACGTAGTCAGCGTTGGATTTGCAGACCACCAAGCTTCTTACTTGGCAGGTGTTGCAGCTGCTAAATCTACTAAAACAAACCACGTTGGTTTCATCGGTGGTATGGAAGGTGTCGTTATCGACCGCTTTGAAGCTGGTTTCGTAGCTGGTGCTAAGTCTGTAAACCCAGACATCAAAATTACAATCGATTATGCAGGTTCATTCGGTGATGCTGCTAAAGGTCAAACAATCGCTGCTGCTCAATACGCTGCAGGTGCAGACATTATCTTCCACGCATCTGGTGGTACTGGTAATGGTGTATTTGCTGCTGCTAAAGCTGAAAACGAAACTCGTGATGAAGCAGATAAAGTTTGGGTAATCGGTGTTGACCGTGACCAATCTGCTGAAGGTGTTTACACTTCTAAAGACGGTAAAGAATCTAACTTCGTATTGGCATCAACCATCAAAGAAGTTGGTACTTCAGTTAAAGACATCACTGAAAAAGCAGTTAAAGGTGAATTCCCTGGTGGTACAGTTGTTCAATTCTCACTTGCTGACAAAGGTGTAGAATTGGCTGAAACAAACCTTTCTGAAGATGCTTCTAAAGCTGTCGCAGACGCTAAACAAGCAATCTTGGATGGTAAAGTTGAAGTTCCAGAAACACCAGAAAAATAA
- a CDS encoding cytidine deaminase yields the protein MATTELIKLSEEVSKKAYVPYSHFPIGAVLVAKDGQVFTGVNIENASFGLTNCGERTAIFKAVSEGVLDFSELIVYGQTEKPVSPCGACRQVMAEFFDKDLKVTLVAKDLSTVEMTVGELLPYSFTDLN from the coding sequence ATGGCGACTACTGAGTTGATAAAATTATCTGAGGAAGTGAGTAAGAAAGCCTACGTTCCCTATTCTCATTTTCCAATTGGAGCTGTCTTGGTTGCCAAGGATGGGCAAGTCTTTACAGGTGTTAACATTGAAAACGCCAGCTTTGGCTTGACAAACTGTGGCGAACGAACAGCTATTTTCAAAGCTGTTTCAGAGGGCGTCTTGGATTTTTCTGAGCTGATTGTTTATGGTCAGACAGAGAAACCAGTTTCACCATGCGGTGCTTGTCGCCAGGTCATGGCTGAATTTTTTGATAAGGATTTAAAGGTGACACTTGTTGCCAAAGATCTATCGACAGTCGAGATGACAGTCGGGGAATTACTTCCATATTCTTTTACAGACCTGAACTAG
- the deoC gene encoding deoxyribose-phosphate aldolase, whose translation MKLNKYIDHTILKPESTEQQVAKIIEEAKEYDFASVCVNPTWVAYAAKGLAGTEVKVCTVIGFPLGANTPAVKAFETKDAIANGADEIDMVINIGALKSQNYDLVLEDIQAVVEASGDKLVKVIIETCLLTDEEKVKACQLSQEAGADFVKTSTGFSTGGATVVDVTLMRQTVGPDMGVKASGGARTYEDALAFIEAGATRIGASSGVAIMNGAVADGDY comes from the coding sequence ATGAAATTAAATAAATATATCGACCATACCATTTTGAAACCTGAATCAACTGAGCAACAGGTTGCAAAGATTATTGAAGAGGCAAAAGAATACGACTTTGCTAGCGTCTGTGTTAATCCAACTTGGGTTGCCTACGCTGCAAAGGGGTTAGCTGGAACAGAGGTCAAGGTTTGTACAGTGATTGGTTTTCCTCTGGGAGCTAACACGCCAGCTGTCAAGGCTTTTGAGACCAAGGATGCGATTGCAAATGGTGCAGACGAGATTGATATGGTCATCAATATTGGTGCCCTCAAATCTCAGAACTATGACCTAGTATTGGAAGATATACAGGCGGTTGTGGAAGCCAGTGGCGATAAATTGGTTAAAGTCATCATCGAAACCTGTCTTTTGACCGATGAGGAAAAGGTGAAGGCTTGTCAATTGTCTCAAGAGGCCGGTGCTGATTTTGTTAAGACTTCTACTGGATTTTCTACAGGTGGTGCGACAGTGGTTGATGTTACCTTGATGCGCCAAACAGTAGGACCAGATATGGGTGTCAAAGCATCTGGTGGTGCGCGTACCTATGAGGATGCCCTTGCCTTTATCGAAGCTGGTGCAACCCGTATTGGTGCATCTTCAGGTGTAGCGATTATGAACGGAGCTGTAGCAGATGGCGACTACTGA